A single region of the Vagococcus teuberi genome encodes:
- a CDS encoding polysaccharide deacetylase family protein, giving the protein MKKKALWTIVILLLIELILVGVYFTKNTSQNKKLKTEESSILAKSSSREIKETTTTSETKPGEIDTTDWLTSDTDISFPILMYHSLTVSNDGNTLKLPPEEFKEQMEWLKENDYYTLTPEEAYIVLTENKKPKEKIVWITLDDGYLNNYTDGFPILKQLKLNATINYITSKQDNQYYFHQADMEKMKHSGLISIESHTVSHLDLNTLSDEQIHTELLDSKKWLDDTLKQQTSVICYPAGRYDDRVEKEAELTGYKLGLTTEPGYASKNDGLFALKRIRVSPGFDKESFGNYLTSSNQYANN; this is encoded by the coding sequence ATGAAGAAAAAAGCACTATGGACTATCGTTATTTTATTATTAATTGAATTGATACTAGTTGGTGTTTACTTTACTAAAAACACTAGCCAAAACAAAAAACTAAAAACGGAAGAATCATCTATTCTAGCCAAATCATCTAGTCGTGAAATTAAAGAAACAACGACTACCTCTGAAACAAAACCTGGTGAAATTGATACAACGGATTGGCTAACAAGTGACACTGACATTTCATTTCCAATACTAATGTATCATAGTTTAACTGTCAGTAATGACGGAAACACACTGAAACTACCACCTGAAGAATTTAAAGAACAAATGGAATGGCTGAAAGAAAATGATTACTATACATTAACACCTGAAGAGGCATATATTGTCCTAACTGAAAATAAAAAGCCAAAAGAAAAAATCGTTTGGATAACATTAGATGATGGTTATCTTAATAACTACACAGACGGCTTTCCTATTTTAAAACAATTAAAACTAAATGCGACAATTAACTACATTACCTCAAAACAAGACAATCAATATTACTTCCACCAAGCAGACATGGAAAAAATGAAACACAGTGGGCTTATTTCAATTGAAAGTCATACTGTTAGTCATCTTGATTTGAATACATTAAGTGATGAACAAATTCATACAGAATTACTTGATTCAAAAAAATGGCTTGATGACACACTTAAACAGCAAACAAGTGTTATATGCTATCCAGCTGGTAGATATGATGATCGTGTTGAAAAAGAAGCTGAGTTGACAGGCTATAAACTCGGTCTAACCACTGAACCTGGGTATGCAAGTAAAAATGATGGCTTATTTGCATTAAAAAGAATTAGAGTGTCTCCAGGTTTTGATAAAGAATCTTTTGGAAACTATCTTACTTCAAGTAATCAATATGCTAATAACTAA
- a CDS encoding helix-turn-helix domain-containing protein — MEKQMFRLLNPTNQQLLEILSFISENKRWYTTKEIGLHINMVERTVQRYIQQIRDITDIFNQTSKVKVSIKYEKYRGICLDSESGYIDLKNYIFEKDETIQLLKHLIVEDGINIERYALDNYTSVHAVKASLKKIKLMFELYDLSLSRQTYSIVGNEKQIRLIIYIMMWTLYKGIKWPFKTINKTIIYQTVDLFSETNHLQFSVIQRKQLAYVLSTNLIRLRKKHFVMMEESWKNYVDISTLIEKLSFLKNVMQEFHIYCESEIYFYAVVAQIKTKFYESSVFKQEILGYHKMKQSDVYQATMEFMRVFQETFVQIPKDLKERFFITSFCAHMFCRLFKRVHVDVDGYYVMSEVNDRYPVLKHKVLSTIRQLYDQTGNDLFLMEDFLLQKYILLFSSVLPLTYYEPEIVIYLDTDLPYFIAKDIEERILYRYKYDYHIVFKKLTDTHKIDLMLTNIPNTLEEMNRYSSHVQLFDYPIKERDLIDIGKKLQYLAQEKSEATIL, encoded by the coding sequence ATGGAAAAGCAAATGTTTCGATTATTAAATCCGACAAATCAACAATTATTAGAAATATTATCTTTTATTTCGGAAAACAAGCGATGGTACACAACTAAAGAAATAGGACTTCACATTAATATGGTTGAAAGAACGGTACAAAGGTATATCCAGCAAATTCGTGATATAACGGATATATTTAATCAGACATCTAAAGTCAAAGTTAGTATTAAATATGAAAAATATCGGGGGATTTGTTTAGATAGTGAATCAGGTTATATTGATTTAAAAAATTATATTTTTGAAAAAGATGAAACCATCCAGTTGTTGAAACATCTTATAGTAGAAGATGGGATAAATATTGAACGATATGCATTGGATAATTACACTAGCGTCCATGCTGTGAAGGCATCTTTAAAAAAAATTAAATTAATGTTTGAATTATATGATTTAAGCTTATCAAGGCAAACATATTCTATAGTAGGAAATGAAAAACAGATTCGATTAATTATTTATATTATGATGTGGACGCTTTATAAAGGAATTAAATGGCCATTTAAAACAATTAATAAAACCATTATTTATCAAACAGTAGATTTATTTTCCGAAACGAATCATCTCCAATTTTCAGTTATTCAGCGTAAACAATTGGCGTATGTGTTATCAACTAACTTAATCCGTTTACGAAAAAAGCATTTTGTGATGATGGAGGAATCTTGGAAGAATTATGTTGACATTAGTACTTTAATCGAAAAGTTATCATTTTTAAAAAATGTGATGCAGGAGTTTCATATTTATTGTGAATCTGAAATTTATTTTTATGCTGTTGTAGCTCAAATAAAAACAAAATTCTATGAATCAAGTGTCTTTAAACAAGAAATATTAGGCTATCATAAAATGAAACAGTCTGATGTATATCAAGCAACGATGGAATTCATGAGAGTGTTTCAAGAGACTTTCGTACAGATACCAAAAGATTTAAAGGAACGTTTTTTTATTACGAGTTTTTGTGCTCATATGTTTTGTCGCTTATTTAAGCGTGTTCATGTAGATGTTGATGGTTATTACGTTATGAGTGAGGTGAATGATAGATACCCTGTATTAAAACATAAGGTATTATCTACCATAAGACAGTTGTATGATCAAACAGGTAATGATTTATTTTTAATGGAAGACTTTTTACTACAAAAGTATATTTTATTATTTTCATCGGTTTTACCTTTAACATATTATGAACCAGAAATTGTAATTTATTTGGATACTGACTTACCTTATTTTATTGCTAAAGATATTGAAGAACGGATTTTATATCGTTATAAGTATGATTATCATATTGTATTCAAGAAATTGACTGACACACATAAAATTGACTTGATGTTAACGAATATTCCCAATACATTGGAAGAGATGAATCGCTATTCATCTCATGTTCAGTTATTTGACTATCCTATAAAAGAAAGAGATTTAATAGATATTGGTAAAAAGTTACAGTATCTAGCCCAAGAAAAAAGTGAGGCAACCATACTTTAG
- a CDS encoding alpha/beta hydrolase family protein gives MKKVTTDSLFELNSLSQPVTSGELIFFMEHSINKETNKYESRIYSVNKTTNERRLWSGEDVSISQLKLSPNKKWLSFVSKKEKELHLNIQALDGGSSFSIMKKESFSNYTWNTSSSAIYFIQTKSKNETTETSFEQPKKWDKLTYKLDGSGLLDLDATYQLSKVMVATKEETILYETKDEFSLDYVSKDESYAIIGREKDPKDEWDYGITVYKLEFSTHSLTCLTNSLPTGSFYYGKMNATEEELLLTGNTFDFGFVSQNKLYHYNMKTGQLACLTEHLDEEVGDAIVGDFQQQVRGVDIEWLSTKEFIFPVTHHGKILLYQGNLEGHLEKIYDEKNHLTDAYLDGNEFAVTYSTLVEPSALGVLSLSTSELKTVYNPNKSVLTELELSTPHEFWYESEKDVSVQGWYVPPVTTQKNHPAVLYIHGGPQVCYGETFFHEMQYHAANGYGVIMLNPRGGQGYGQEFVSAILGDYGNKDYTDLMTGLDVVLTEHPEIDEKKLVVAGGSYGGFMTNWIVGHSKRFKAAVTQRSISNWISFYGTSDIGAFFVKYQLLTDLPNISEMWRLSPLAYVENAKTPLLVLHGEEDLRCPKEQGEQMFTAMKRFNVPTEMIVYPKSSHGLSRAGIPNLRVARLTDIANWFDKYLNNEEIK, from the coding sequence ATGAAAAAAGTGACAACCGATAGTTTATTTGAATTAAATAGTTTATCTCAACCTGTAACTTCTGGTGAGTTGATTTTCTTTATGGAGCACTCAATCAATAAAGAAACAAACAAATACGAATCAAGAATTTATAGTGTGAATAAAACAACCAACGAACGACGATTATGGAGTGGAGAAGACGTTTCAATTAGTCAGTTAAAACTATCTCCTAATAAAAAATGGCTAAGTTTTGTAAGTAAAAAAGAAAAAGAATTACACTTGAATATTCAGGCTCTTGATGGTGGTAGTAGCTTTAGCATAATGAAAAAAGAGTCCTTTTCAAACTATACTTGGAATACTTCAAGCAGTGCGATTTATTTTATTCAGACCAAATCAAAAAACGAAACGACAGAAACATCATTTGAACAACCTAAAAAATGGGACAAACTAACTTATAAACTAGATGGATCTGGTCTATTAGATTTAGATGCGACTTATCAATTGAGTAAAGTGATGGTAGCAACAAAAGAGGAAACGATTCTTTATGAAACAAAAGATGAGTTTAGTTTAGACTATGTGTCAAAAGACGAAAGTTATGCCATTATTGGAAGAGAAAAAGACCCAAAAGATGAGTGGGATTATGGAATTACTGTTTATAAACTTGAATTTTCAACTCACTCACTCACTTGCTTAACCAATTCATTACCTACAGGAAGTTTTTACTATGGGAAAATGAATGCAACAGAAGAAGAGTTACTCCTTACAGGGAATACTTTTGATTTTGGTTTTGTTTCACAAAATAAATTGTATCACTACAATATGAAAACAGGACAGTTAGCTTGTTTAACTGAACACTTAGATGAGGAAGTGGGAGATGCGATTGTTGGTGATTTCCAACAACAAGTTAGAGGAGTCGACATTGAGTGGCTATCTACTAAAGAATTTATTTTTCCAGTCACACATCATGGGAAAATACTCCTTTATCAAGGAAACTTAGAAGGTCATTTAGAAAAAATTTATGATGAAAAAAATCATTTAACAGATGCCTATCTTGATGGAAATGAGTTTGCTGTGACGTATTCCACTTTAGTAGAACCATCAGCTCTAGGTGTATTGTCTTTAAGTACATCAGAGTTAAAAACTGTTTATAATCCAAATAAATCGGTTTTAACTGAACTTGAATTATCAACACCACATGAATTTTGGTATGAATCAGAAAAAGATGTGTCTGTTCAAGGATGGTATGTGCCTCCTGTAACGACACAAAAAAATCATCCAGCTGTTTTATATATTCATGGCGGACCACAAGTTTGTTATGGTGAAACATTCTTCCATGAGATGCAGTATCATGCAGCAAATGGTTATGGCGTGATAATGTTAAACCCAAGAGGCGGACAAGGTTACGGCCAGGAATTTGTTAGTGCGATATTAGGTGACTATGGCAATAAAGATTATACAGATTTGATGACAGGATTAGATGTTGTATTAACAGAACACCCCGAAATTGACGAAAAAAAATTGGTTGTAGCTGGTGGTAGTTATGGTGGATTTATGACAAACTGGATTGTTGGTCACTCAAAACGATTTAAAGCGGCAGTGACACAACGCTCTATTTCAAATTGGATTAGTTTTTATGGAACAAGTGATATTGGGGCATTCTTTGTTAAGTATCAATTATTAACAGATTTACCAAACATTTCAGAGATGTGGCGATTATCTCCGCTAGCTTATGTTGAAAATGCTAAGACACCTTTATTAGTTTTACATGGAGAAGAAGATTTACGTTGTCCAAAAGAACAAGGAGAGCAAATGTTTACAGCAATGAAACGATTTAATGTGCCAACAGAAATGATCGTCTACCCTAAATCAAGTCATGGGTTATCAAGAGCTGGTATACCAAATCTAAGGGTCGCTCGCTTAACGGATATTGCAAATTGGTTCGACAAGTATTTAAATAATGAGGAAATAAAATGA
- a CDS encoding biotin transporter BioY has translation MTKFKTSDLTKIALFAAVIVVLSQISIPMPYGVPMTLQTFIIPLTGVLLGKKSGTVATLLYVLLGLIGLPVFAGFSGGAAVVFGPTGGFILSFPIMAYISGAFAERDNPFSLYLGLSLSAIINFVVGFVMFHFVAGSSLSVAFTATVLPFIPTTIIKVILIVLISQKLRPLVQRKAMA, from the coding sequence ATGACAAAATTTAAAACATCAGATTTAACAAAAATTGCATTATTTGCGGCAGTGATTGTGGTTCTATCACAAATAAGCATTCCAATGCCTTACGGCGTACCGATGACACTACAAACATTTATTATTCCATTAACAGGGGTATTACTTGGGAAAAAATCAGGGACAGTAGCTACATTGTTATATGTATTATTGGGATTAATTGGTCTACCTGTTTTTGCAGGATTTTCTGGAGGAGCTGCTGTTGTGTTTGGACCAACAGGAGGATTTATTTTAAGTTTCCCAATAATGGCTTATATTTCAGGAGCTTTTGCAGAAAGAGATAATCCATTTTCTCTTTATCTTGGACTAAGTTTAAGTGCTATTATAAATTTCGTAGTTGGATTTGTGATGTTTCATTTTGTTGCAGGAAGTAGTCTATCTGTAGCCTTTACAGCAACGGTGCTACCTTTTATTCCAACAACTATCATTAAAGTGATTTTGATTGTATTGATTTCTCAAAAGTTACGCCCATTAGTTCAACGAAAAGCTATGGCTTAA
- the asnB gene encoding asparagine synthase (glutamine-hydrolyzing) — protein MCGFVGYMNQPGIDPTVIKKMADRIVHRGPDDEGFYQDDAISMGFRRLSIIDLNHGQQPMTNQTNTKVLTFNGEIYNYVELREELQELGYEFKTEVDSEVLIHGYDAWQEGLLDRIRGMYAFVIYDSETGEVFGARDHFGIKPLYYFKNEDTFMWGSEIKAFLDHPSFVKELNEELLPLHLSFEYIPSDETLFKNVYKVNPGHYFKFKDNDLEVNEYYHFTFEEEKKMTMDEAKRDIIETVDESVKKHMIADVEVGSFLSSGIDSSYILNEASQDRDIQSFSLGFEDKNISELEWAQEFAKEIDQKNTAIMINDEDFFGIIPKAMYHMDEPLSNPSAIQLYFLSKETSKHVKVALSGEGADEFFGGYNTYLEAGTFRKYEKFTTRNMRQLFAQTAKRLPHFHGRRFLIRGAQDISERYYRVNYVFNEAERNDLLKNTRYNKSSSLYVKDLFDEAKSKDDVTKMQHFDIHGWLAYDILHKADRMSMANSLEVRTPLVDKEVAEIAKRMPTDTRVDMKNGVTKIAWREASEAKLPDRIVNREKLGFPSPLASWLKEDKYQEMLKEAFNSDIAEKFFNVDYLNRLLEEQKQGIANMQKIFTIYTFIVWYQVYFIEN, from the coding sequence ATGTGTGGATTTGTCGGATATATGAACCAACCAGGTATTGATCCAACAGTCATCAAAAAAATGGCGGATCGAATTGTACATAGAGGACCAGATGATGAAGGATTTTACCAAGATGACGCTATCTCAATGGGATTTAGACGCCTATCAATTATCGATTTAAATCATGGACAACAACCTATGACTAACCAAACAAACACAAAAGTATTAACGTTTAATGGTGAAATATATAATTATGTAGAATTAAGAGAAGAGTTACAAGAATTAGGGTATGAATTTAAAACAGAAGTGGATTCTGAGGTATTGATTCATGGCTATGATGCTTGGCAAGAAGGATTATTAGACCGTATTCGTGGGATGTACGCGTTTGTTATTTATGATTCTGAAACGGGTGAAGTATTTGGTGCTCGTGATCACTTTGGTATCAAACCACTTTATTACTTTAAAAATGAAGACACCTTTATGTGGGGATCAGAAATTAAAGCCTTTTTAGATCACCCATCATTCGTTAAAGAATTAAATGAAGAGTTATTACCACTTCATTTAAGTTTTGAATACATTCCAAGTGACGAAACATTATTCAAAAATGTTTATAAAGTCAATCCAGGTCATTATTTCAAATTTAAAGATAACGATTTAGAAGTGAATGAATACTATCACTTCACATTTGAAGAAGAGAAAAAAATGACAATGGATGAAGCAAAACGTGACATCATTGAAACAGTTGATGAATCAGTGAAAAAACATATGATTGCTGACGTTGAAGTGGGAAGTTTCTTATCAAGTGGGATTGATTCAAGCTACATTTTAAATGAAGCATCACAAGATAGAGATATCCAATCATTTTCATTAGGATTTGAAGATAAAAACATCAGCGAATTAGAATGGGCACAAGAATTTGCAAAAGAAATTGACCAAAAAAATACAGCTATCATGATTAATGATGAAGATTTCTTTGGAATTATTCCTAAAGCAATGTATCACATGGATGAGCCTTTATCTAATCCTTCTGCGATTCAATTGTATTTCTTATCAAAAGAAACAAGTAAGCATGTAAAAGTTGCTTTATCAGGTGAAGGTGCAGATGAATTCTTTGGTGGGTATAATACTTACTTAGAAGCAGGAACATTTAGAAAATATGAGAAATTTACGACACGTAATATGCGTCAATTGTTTGCTCAAACAGCGAAACGTTTGCCACATTTCCATGGTCGTCGATTCTTAATTCGTGGTGCTCAAGATATTAGCGAACGTTATTATCGTGTGAATTATGTGTTTAACGAAGCTGAAAGAAATGATTTATTGAAAAATACGCGTTACAATAAATCTTCATCTCTTTATGTTAAAGATTTATTTGATGAAGCAAAAAGTAAAGATGATGTGACTAAAATGCAACATTTTGATATTCATGGGTGGTTAGCTTATGATATTTTACATAAAGCAGACCGTATGAGTATGGCAAATTCTTTAGAAGTTAGAACACCTTTAGTTGATAAAGAAGTGGCTGAAATTGCGAAAAGAATGCCTACAGATACACGTGTAGATATGAAAAACGGTGTCACAAAAATTGCTTGGCGTGAAGCCTCAGAAGCAAAATTACCAGATCGTATTGTCAATCGTGAAAAACTAGGATTCCCATCACCTCTAGCTTCTTGGTTAAAAGAAGATAAATACCAAGAGATGTTAAAAGAGGCATTTAACTCTGATATAGCTGAAAAATTCTTTAATGTGGACTACCTAAATCGTTTATTGGAAGAACAAAAACAAGGAATAGCAAATATGCAAAAAATATTTACTATTTACACGTTTATTGTTTGGTATCAAGTTTATTTTATTGAAAATTAA
- a CDS encoding carboxylate--amine ligase codes for MARSFYDITNKPVRTIASASIAPTKHTKILAIEVVPNFDTDPTFIETMREVAKEYKNSDVPVILMGMGDWYTELISKHLEELSETFVCPYINKELEKQLVNKQDFYEVCERYNLPYPKTKIITRRMVENSEATQPFDFPIALKPANSVSWNDFTDPIKEKVYIIDNMTEYNRVIHGIYGAGYKDNLILQEFVEGNESPMRVLNCYVDKNHQVKMMCLGHPLLEDPTPLGIGNYLAIMPDYNEAIYKQVKDFLEDIEYTGFANFDLKYDIKDNTYKFFEINLRQGRSSFFVTLNGLNLAEWVVRDYIYDDLKDSEPVFANIPEEQGKLWLNVPIDIFDKYVPETHYKDIARDMIADKRYGYTFYYDGDRSIKRYMLLQRMFRYYRKAFKKYGK; via the coding sequence ATGGCCCGCTCATTTTATGACATTACCAATAAACCTGTCCGGACAATCGCCAGTGCATCGATTGCGCCAACCAAACACACAAAAATACTGGCTATTGAAGTAGTGCCGAATTTTGACACAGACCCAACATTTATCGAAACAATGAGAGAAGTTGCAAAAGAATATAAAAATTCTGATGTCCCAGTCATTTTGATGGGGATGGGAGATTGGTATACTGAACTTATCTCAAAACATCTTGAAGAATTATCTGAAACGTTTGTTTGTCCCTACATCAACAAAGAGTTGGAAAAACAATTAGTTAATAAACAAGATTTTTACGAGGTTTGTGAGAGATACAATTTGCCGTATCCTAAAACAAAAATTATCACTCGCCGTATGGTAGAAAATTCAGAGGCAACACAACCTTTTGATTTTCCGATTGCGTTAAAACCAGCAAACAGTGTGTCTTGGAACGATTTTACTGACCCAATTAAAGAAAAAGTTTATATCATTGACAATATGACAGAATATAACCGTGTCATCCATGGTATATATGGTGCAGGTTATAAAGATAACTTAATTTTACAAGAATTTGTTGAAGGCAACGAAAGCCCGATGCGTGTGTTAAATTGTTATGTTGATAAAAATCATCAAGTAAAAATGATGTGCTTAGGTCATCCGTTACTTGAAGACCCAACACCACTTGGTATCGGAAATTATTTAGCCATTATGCCTGATTACAATGAAGCTATTTACAAGCAAGTAAAAGACTTTTTAGAAGATATTGAATACACTGGATTTGCAAACTTTGACTTGAAATATGACATCAAAGATAATACATATAAATTCTTTGAAATTAATTTAAGACAAGGTAGAAGTAGTTTCTTTGTCACGTTAAACGGCTTGAATTTAGCTGAGTGGGTAGTAAGAGATTATATCTATGATGACTTAAAGGATAGCGAACCTGTTTTTGCGAATATTCCGGAAGAACAAGGTAAGTTATGGCTAAATGTCCCAATCGATATTTTTGACAAATACGTGCCTGAAACGCATTATAAAGATATTGCCCGAGACATGATTGCTGATAAACGCTATGGCTACACATTCTATTATGATGGTGACCGTAGCATTAAACGTTATATGCTACTTCAACGCATGTTTAGATATTATCGAAAAGCCTTTAAAAAATATGGTAAGTAA
- a CDS encoding aspartate/glutamate racemase family protein translates to MKHFFTVIGGMGTKATELYVKMVNDKTPAKKDQDYLNYVLVNYATIPDRSSYILDKENNENPLPYLLDVIETYDKLSPDFFVLTCNTAHYFFDELEQATDKPLLHMPKLAINRVSDAYEKNARVGIIGTEGTIKNKIYDPFIESAGFEVVHPTQDIQDKVSKLIFEKIKHLNQLDHDLYHEVLDDMFNTLNCDVIVLGCTELSMMEDAENQMNEHVIDPQNVLAEETVKLALKNRG, encoded by the coding sequence ATGAAACATTTCTTTACCGTCATTGGTGGTATGGGAACAAAAGCGACAGAATTATATGTCAAAATGGTAAATGATAAAACACCTGCCAAAAAAGACCAAGATTATTTAAATTATGTTTTAGTAAATTATGCAACAATTCCCGATAGAAGTTCTTATATATTAGATAAAGAAAACAATGAGAATCCATTACCATATTTACTTGATGTGATTGAAACATATGATAAATTATCACCTGATTTTTTCGTCCTAACTTGTAACACAGCACATTATTTTTTTGATGAGTTGGAACAAGCGACGGACAAGCCATTACTTCATATGCCAAAACTTGCGATTAATCGTGTGAGTGATGCTTATGAAAAAAATGCACGTGTGGGTATCATCGGAACAGAAGGAACGATTAAAAATAAAATTTATGATCCATTTATTGAATCAGCTGGATTTGAGGTTGTTCATCCAACACAAGACATTCAAGATAAGGTGAGCAAACTTATTTTTGAAAAAATAAAACATTTAAATCAATTAGACCATGATTTGTATCATGAAGTGCTTGATGACATGTTTAACACGTTAAATTGTGACGTGATTGTGTTAGGTTGTACAGAATTATCTATGATGGAAGATGCTGAAAACCAAATGAATGAGCATGTCATAGATCCACAAAATGTATTAGCTGAAGAAACGGTAAAATTAGCATTAAAAAATAGGGGATAA
- a CDS encoding biotin--[acetyl-CoA-carboxylase] ligase, which yields MTVKSKTLEMLENHRGEFFSGEKLAETIGVSRNAVWKAIKQLESEGYPIKAVKSKGYSLEESSDKLSLQGMKPYLDQSIDATQINVYDSIDSTNNRAKELAVAGAEHGTVIIANEQTKGRGRYGKVFESPKDTGIYMSLIIRPDELPNIEPSLMTAYSAVIVADVLSHFTGENIGIKWVNDLFLKGKKVCGILTEAVTNLETGKLDWIVVGIGINVSTDSRLFSDQVQSVATALFDDKNVVRNHIAAEIINQFFLQANSMTQQKMMDIYRQKSIVIGHPVSVVSGTTNYDAIAEDILDNGSLVVKRSDGQTRELRFGEVSLKIR from the coding sequence ATGACAGTAAAGAGTAAAACATTAGAAATGCTAGAAAATCATCGGGGAGAATTTTTCTCCGGTGAAAAACTGGCAGAGACAATTGGTGTATCTAGAAACGCTGTATGGAAAGCCATCAAACAATTAGAAAGTGAAGGCTATCCAATTAAAGCTGTAAAAAGCAAAGGTTACTCGTTAGAGGAGTCTAGTGATAAACTATCTTTACAAGGCATGAAACCTTACCTCGACCAATCAATTGATGCAACTCAGATTAATGTTTATGATTCCATTGATTCGACCAATAATCGAGCAAAAGAATTAGCTGTTGCTGGGGCAGAACATGGAACAGTCATTATTGCCAATGAACAAACTAAAGGTAGAGGAAGATACGGGAAAGTATTTGAATCACCAAAGGACACAGGGATTTATATGAGTTTGATTATTCGACCAGATGAGTTACCAAATATCGAACCTTCACTTATGACAGCTTATTCGGCAGTGATAGTAGCAGACGTATTATCACATTTCACAGGTGAAAATATTGGGATTAAATGGGTAAATGATTTGTTTCTTAAAGGAAAAAAAGTTTGTGGTATTTTGACTGAAGCTGTAACCAATCTTGAAACAGGTAAACTAGACTGGATTGTAGTAGGGATAGGGATAAACGTTTCGACAGATTCTCGACTATTTTCAGATCAAGTGCAATCAGTTGCAACTGCATTGTTTGATGATAAAAACGTGGTTAGAAATCATATTGCTGCTGAGATTATTAATCAGTTCTTTTTACAAGCTAATAGTATGACACAGCAAAAAATGATGGACATATATCGACAAAAATCAATCGTGATTGGACATCCTGTTTCTGTTGTATCAGGTACCACAAATTATGATGCAATCGCAGAAGATATCTTAGATAATGGCTCACTTGTTGTAAAACGCTCTGATGGGCAAACGCGAGAACTGCGTTTTGGAGAAGTTTCCTTAAAAATACGTTAG